GGCGGTCGTAAACTCTCCTACCGCCACAGCCGCCTCATCATCTGCGCAGGGCAATTCTGGTGACAGCTGGAGCGGGCGCGGCGGAACAATTTCGACCAGTCAGCAAAATTCTGGCTCCGTTGGTGCCTCGGCCACGGGCGATGCAACGGCCCTTGTAAACGGCAGCCCCACGTCGGTCTTCAATTCAACGCAGACCAATAGCGGGGTGCAGTCGGCAACAGTCACCGGGTCTACCGGATGCGCCTTCGGGGTGCTCAACTGATGCGCGCTAGTGAGGCATCTGCCGCTCTGCCTATAACTGGTGCGGCCGTGCTTGTGCTTGCGAGCACCATGCTCGCCGGATGCACCGGTATGCACGGTATATCTCTTGCGCCACATGAAGCCAAAGTCCTGGTCGGTCCGCCTGTGCGGGCAAACCGGACGCCTATGGATCCGGTATTGGCGTGCCTCGCCGGGCAGCTTTCGACCGGGCGGGGCAAGCCTTTGGTGATCGCCGTGGGTGATGTCCGCGACTACACCGGCAAATACTCCGTCAGTGAGGGCAACGCCGTCACCCAGGGCGGAGCGCTCATGGTCGCCTCTGCGCTCGGTAAACTCGAAGGCCGCGTCCACATTGCCGAGCGGTTCGATCCCACGATCGCGGAGCGGGAACTTGGCTACACGGATCGGCGCCAGCTCGGTGACGGTACAGTGCATGATCTGGCAGGGCCGTCGGGGAAGCAGACCGTGCCCTGGCTGCCTTACTATGGCGGCAGCATCGCCGCCTCCGACTATTACATCGTCGGCGGCATCACCGAACTGAACTACGATATTCGATCCGGCGGCCTTCAGACCGGCGTGGGATCGATCGGCCCCAAGCACCGGACCTACACACAGTCGGTCGCCGTGGACCTCCGGATCGTCGATACGCGATCATTGCTGGTGGTCCGTACCGTGAGCCTCACCAAGCAATTCACCGGCTACGAGACGGGCTTCGGCATCTTCCGGTTCTTCGGCTCCGACCTCTTCGACATCAACATCGGGGCCAAAGGCCAAGAGCCGCTCCAGCTCGGTATCCGCACGGCTCTGGAAGAGGCGACCGTCCGGCTCCTCGGCGCGGTTGCCCGGATCGACGTGGCGCCGTGCCTCGCCAAGTCGGGCTGGGCTGAGACCGCTGTCACATCGCCGTCGGACACGGGACTGCCGGTGGCGTCGAGATTGCCTGCAGTCGGCGATCCGTTCAACGGATTGCCACACGCAGCCGCGCCAGTCGGGGCCGATGTCCGCATCGTCTTCGAGGTTGGATCTGACGCGCTGAGCGGCGCAGCTTCTGCACTCGTCGAGCGGATCGCGGCAGACGCAGCGCGGGGACCAGTGTCCGTGACGCTTTTGGCGCGGGACACCGAGACGATCGAGCCTGCGAAACGAACAGCCCTGACGGACAGACGGCTCACCGCACTGACCGCGGCGTTCGCAAGTCGGGGCATCGATCCCGCGACCCTCACGATCACCTGGCGTCCTGCACCTGCCGACACATCGCTTCCGTCTGACGGCGCCGGGCTGCTGCGCCTTGCCCAGCTGCGCATCGGCTGAACCCCGGCGCGCCCGCAATTTTACTCCCACCAAGTTCCCCAACCTGAAAGGACCACTGCCATGACTTCCCGAATTCACGCCAGGCGCATCCGCCGCCATCAGCTTCTGCTTGGTGCCGCAGCAACGGCGCTGAACATCTGCACCGCCGCGACCGTCGCGGCCCAGCCTGCGCCGCCTGTGGTACAGGCTGATGGCAACACGATCCTCGCAAGCGACCAGCACCAGTCCGATGCATCGGTCAAATCGATCGTCGCCGGCCCTCAGGCTGAGCTTCAGGGAGCAGCGGACGGTAGCACGCTGCATGTCTCCGACAATGTCCTGCGCGCAAATGCGCGTGTCAACGTCGCGGCTGCGACATGGGAGCTGGATACCACGGGCTCACTCGAGTCGGAGGCAGCCACTCTTTCGACCGGATGGTCGGGCACCAGTGCCAGTGGCGGGATCGTCATCGCGTCCCGCCAGCAGGCTCAAGGAACTGCCGTCGTCGGCAAGATTGGCGGTGCCGGTTCGTCGACCCGCCTTGGCGCGGCCTTGACCAATGTCTCGGGCAGTTCGGTCCATGTGGATGCCAACATTCTGGAGGCTGGCGGCACCGGCAACGAAGCGTCGTCCGCGCTCTCGCTCAACAATCTGTCCTCTGGCCTCAGCGCCGGGATCGTCAACGACCAGTCGATCACCGATGCGTCGACGGTGAAAGCTGTGCGGTATGGTGACCTTCGCCTCTCTGCGAATGCGCTTACGGACTCCAGCGTCGAGGTTTCCGGCAACAGCACTCGAGCGCTTGCTCATGGCAACAATGCCGCGAACGCCTTGTCGGTGAATGCTGTCGCTTTGCGGGGTGTCGGCGCAGGCGGTACGCCTTCGACGGTCGATACTGGTTCGAATGAAGGGGAAGTGCACGCGCAGTTCGGCGTCCTCTCGAACCAGCGGTTGGACGGAAACGTTGCGGCGAAGAATGCCGGAAGCGCCTTGGTGGAGATCGGCGGCGCTGCGAGTGGCTCGTCGATCGTGAATGACGCGAACCAGCTGGCTGCCGGCGGCTATGGCAACCGTGTTGACAACAGCCTCTCCCTCAATGCCCCGACGATCGCGACGGACGACACCGGGGGAGGGACCGCCAATGTCACCAACATGCAATTGGTGAATGCCGTTGCGGTCAGCGCGCGGGCCGGCCAGGGACCGCGCACGGTGGTCCAATCCGATCTCGCCGGATCGACGGCCTCGCTGTCCGGAAACTCGGTCACCGCTGCAGCCACGGGCAATCAGGCAGATGGCAATCGGCTGACCGTGACCGCCGCATCCCTGATGCCTGGCCAGGGCAGCGGCGGGGAAGGGGGCGGCCATGGCCCCGGAATTCCGCCGGTGATCGGCACAGCGGCAGTCACTGAGGTCGGTGACATGACCGTCTCGGCGCCTCTCAGCGTTCAGAACGTGCAGATCAATCAGGGCCTGATTGCCGCGTCGCAGGAGCAGTCGCTGAACAGCCTCTCGGTTGGCGGCGCGCTTTCAGGATCGGCGCTCGATCTCTCGCGCAATGCGGTCACCGTCAGTGCGAGCGGAAGCCGCGCATCGAATGATCTCGCCATCTCGGGTTCGACCGTCGGCTCGTCGGCAGACCTCAACAACCTGCAGCTTGGGCTTGGATCCATCTCGGCCACGATCGGATCGACGACAAACCGCAGCGGCTTTACCGCTTGGACGAGAGGGGCGATCGACGACAGCACGGTCGCAGTCCTGGGCAATGAGCTCACGGCGAGCGCGAACCAGAACAGTGCGACGAACGCGCTCAGCGTCGAGGGCGCGCGCCTGGTCAGCACCAGTGGCCATTCGAACGCAGAGGCCGGCAGCCTTGCCGAGGGGCTGGGCGCCGCCGGCGACTTCGCGCTTGCAAACACCCAGGAAATCCTGGGAGGCTATCAGTTGCCGGCTGTCATCAGCGTTGAGGTTCATGGCGCATTCGGAGCAACCTCCGATGGGCCGAATACCGGTTCTTCGTTCGCGGTGCGTGACAACGGCCAGACTGCATCGGCTACCGGCAATACCGTGTCGAACGAGCTTGCGCTCAAGTCGGCATGGCTCGGCGCTCCGGGCGAGGGCGCGACGGGTTCTGCTCTCGCTTCGACGCAGAGCGCGCGGGCCGAAATCATGGCCGCCTCGGACATGGTTCTTTCGGTGCCGGCCGGACTAACCAGCTCCTCGGCAGAAATCGCTGGCAACAGCAGCATCGCCTTCGCGCGCATGAACAGCGCATCGAACGCGCTTTCCATCGATGCTGCGCTCATCGGACCGCTCAGCAATCTCCCGGCGTTCGTCGAGAACAGTGCAGGCGCGCCGCCCCAGGCCATGGGTGACCATGTTCTCGCCAACACCCAATCGGCTACTGGCAGTGTCTCGGCTTCGTCGTCCATCGGCGCTATTGGCACCAACGGACAGCTCGACGGCGCATCGCTGGTGCTCAACGGAAACACCGCACAGGCCTCGGCTGCCGCCAATTCGGCATCGAGCTCGCTGGCAATGGTCAGTGGTGTTGCACCGGCCGCTTCCGTGGCCCTTGTGAACTCCCAGTCGAGCATGGCCGCTGTTGGGGCGACCGCACGGCTCGACGCGGGTGGCACGGGCGCGCTTTCGAGCTCGCAGAGCGGCATTTCGGCAAACTCGGCGATCGCACAGGCGACGGGCAATGGTTCGTCCAACGCCATGACGCTCTCCGGCGCCCTTGGCTACGATTGCGTGCCTGACCTGGCGTCCGTCACCACCGGACCACTGAACAGCGGCGTGGGGCCAGCTATTCTTTCGAATGCGCAAATGAACGCTGGCACCGTGTCTTCATCGGCCCTGATCCGCAATGCCTCGCTCACTACGCCGACCGGCAATCTCACGCATAGCGCGGCCGACGTGACCGGCAACATCGCCACGGCGACTGCCTACGGCAACTCGGCTGCCAACAACATCACGCTTACGTCCGCAACGGCGTTCCCAGCGGCCGGGATCGTCAACAATCAGGTCAACACGGCGTCCGTAACCGCCATTACCGGCGCAGCTCTGAGGCTCACTCCCGCCGCCATGACCGGCTCGCGCGCCACGTTCGCGGGCAACGCCGTGACCGCTCAGGCGGTGGGCAACTATGCAAGCAGCACGATCAGCTTTGGGCGCTGAATAGCGGGGGTCTGCCTAGCCCCCGGTCAGGCCCCTGCGGGCCGCCGCGTGTCCCCTGGCGCGGCGGCCCATTCCTTTTAATGTCAGAGGGCTAAACCCCCGTCTCGCCCTTTCTCGCGAAGTTCGTCCAATGTTCGGCCTGATGACCAATCCTCGTCTGACGGTTCGAGATAGTAGGCCTGCTCCTCGAAGTGCGCTGGCATCGCCTGCCCGGGGTCGCCCGCGAGCCAGCTGGCCCAACTCGCCCGGGGCAGGAAATAGGGCATGTTCGCGGCGGCTTGCGCGACCAGCCCGGTGGCCGGAACGAGAAGGCCTGCGCAATGGAGCTTACTTGCCGAAGGCGCGCAAACCCCTGCCCAAGCGAGATAAGGTTCATCCCAGGCGCCAACCCAGGTTCGCGTCACAGCATCCCGGTCTCTGGTAGGATAGGCGACATCTTCCACGATGATCAGGCAGCGGACGAAGCTGTCCGCGTCAAGCAGGCGACCGGCCCCTGGCACGAGATCGCGCGCGAACAGATTGCTTCGTCGATCAGCAGGCTCAGCGCTGATGAAGCATGACGCCGGGAGCCACCATCGAGCCAGTTTGATCTGCGGGCTGCCCGGCGCATTGGTCGCAACGAGGACATCCTCGCCCGGCCAGATGGTCGGCGTCCATCTGAGCGCACCAGACGGGGTCGCAGAGAAGTGATTGGCGATCTCTGACAGCGCGCCCCGGCACCGAATCAGTTTGGTCATGCGCCTTGCCTAGCAGCGCCGCGGATCAGGTGCCGATACCCTCGCTGCAAGCCATTGAGGCCGCCAAAGCGACCTCAGTGATTACGTGGCGATTACGCGGAGCGATTACGCAGCGATTACGCGGGGCATTTTGAGGGCATTTCGGCAGCCAAGACGCCTCATCGACAGCCGTGCGGAAAAAATTTCCCGAGGATATTTTTCTGCGCCAGAGCACGCGAGGATACGCCAGCGCACCCCGAAAACCGATTACGTGGCGATTACGTGGGCCGAATTCGCTTTGGGCGAAAACGGCGTAATCGGTGCTAAGTGATTGAAAATATGGTGGACGCACTTGGGCTCGAACCAAGGACCCGCTGATTAAGAGTCAGCTGCTCTACCAACTGAGCTATGCGTCCGTTGCCATTCGGCAATCCCGTTCGGGAGCGGCTCCAATAGCGTTTTTCTGGAGCCTGCCAAGCCCTAATTTCACTTTTTTACGACAGGCCTCTGGAGGTGGACCTGCTCCAGCGTTCCACCGCCATGATCGTGCCGATGCAGATCATGTTGGTCATCATCGAAGAGCCGCCGTGGCTCATCCACGGCAGCGGGATTCCTACCACGGGTGCCAAGCCCATGACCATCATCAGGTTGATGCACATGTAGAAGAAGATCGTCATGGTCATACCCGCAGCCAGCAGACGCGAAAAGCGGTCTGGCGCTCCGGTCGCCACCTTCAGGCCCCAGCGGAAGATCAGTCCGAACACGCCGAGGACGAACAATCCGCCAAGCATGCCCCATTCTTCCGCCATCGTCGAAAAAACGAAGTCGGTGTGCGATTCTGGCAGGTAATTCAGGTGGCTTTGCGATCCATCGCCGAAGCCCTTGCCGAAGAATCCGCCCGAACCGATCGCGATCTTCGACTGGGTGATATGATACCCTGACCCAAGCGGGTCGCTTTCGGGATCGAGGAACACCAGCACACGCCGTCGCTGATAATCATGGAGCAGCGTGAAGAAGGCGAGCGGTGCGACGACCAGCATTGCGGCGCCGGCGCCAAGAAACCAGCGCAGCGGAAGGCCCGCGAGGAACATCACCACGACCGCCCCGAACGTGATTGCAAGGCCGGTGCCGAGATCGGGCTGGAGCATGACCAGTCCTGCCGGAATGCCCAGCAGGATCGCCGCCGGACCAAGCGCACGCCAGCTTTGCGTTTCGCCAACCGGAAGCAAGGCATAGAACCATGCCAACACCAGGACGATGCCTGGCTTCATCAGTTCGGACGGCTGCAGGGTCATGAAGCCAAGGTTCAGCCAGCGCTGGCTGCCACCGCCGATCCCCCCGATCAGTTCGACCAGAACCAGCAGCAGGCACAGCCCGACATAGACCGGGATTGCCATCTTGCGGAACAGTTCCTGCGGCAGGCGAGCGATGACCATCGCCATCACCAGAAACACCCCGAAACGGATGAGGTGCGACATCGACCATGTTTCGAACCGGCCGCCAGCCGCGGAATAGAGCACCGCCGACCCAAACCCGACCAGTGCCATCAGCGGGAGCAGTACGCCCCACGGCTGGCGGGCGATAGCGGCGGGGACATAGGCGCGGGGCATTACGGCGTACCCTGCAGTGGCGGGCTGGCAGCAGACACATCGGGCGCTGCTGCGGGCGGCGGTGGCCGCAGCACGACCGGCTCAGGCTCTGGACGGGGCGATGCAGCATCGGTCTGCGCATCGGCCGGCTCGGCATCGGGTTTGCGGGCCTGTTCGACCTGTTCGGTCAGCGCTTCGTCGTCCGGGGCCGGCTTGGGTGCACTGCCGCCGTACTTGGCCGCAAACGAATCATACCGTGCGACCATACGCTGCTGCACGTTGCCGCCCCACTGCTTTTCGAATTCGTCCAGCACGGCCATCGCTTTGTCCGGGGCGAAAATGTAGGTCATCACGTCGCGCGCTATGGGATAGGCGGCGCCCGATCCGCCGCCATGCTCGATGGCCACCGCGCAGGCATACTTCGGCTTGTCGAACGGGGCGAACGCGATGAAATGGCCGTGGTCGCGATACTTCCATGCGCCGCTCTTGCCATTGGCGACGTTGAGGCCGACGACTTGCGCGGTGCCCGTCTTGCCCGCCATCAGCACGTTTTCGACCGGCAATTTTGCCCGGCCCGCCGTGCCGCGTCCATTTACGACTTCGCTCATTGCGGCGTGAATGTAATCGAGATGATCCTGCCGGAAGCCCATCGATCTGGGTAGCGGCGCTTTGCGATCAAGCAGCAGGCGCGGCATCACTTCGCGGCCCGAAGCAATGCGCGAGGCCATGACCGCCTGTTGCAGTGGATTCACCAGCATATAGCCCTGGCCGATGGTGGCGTTCACGGTATCGTAAAGCGCCCATTCCTTCTGGT
This genomic interval from Novosphingobium sp. CECT 9465 contains the following:
- a CDS encoding CsgG/HfaB family protein — protein: MACLAGQLSTGRGKPLVIAVGDVRDYTGKYSVSEGNAVTQGGALMVASALGKLEGRVHIAERFDPTIAERELGYTDRRQLGDGTVHDLAGPSGKQTVPWLPYYGGSIAASDYYIVGGITELNYDIRSGGLQTGVGSIGPKHRTYTQSVAVDLRIVDTRSLLVVRTVSLTKQFTGYETGFGIFRFFGSDLFDINIGAKGQEPLQLGIRTALEEATVRLLGAVARIDVAPCLAKSGWAETAVTSPSDTGLPVASRLPAVGDPFNGLPHAAAPVGADVRIVFEVGSDALSGAASALVERIAADAARGPVSVTLLARDTETIEPAKRTALTDRRLTALTAAFASRGIDPATLTITWRPAPADTSLPSDGAGLLRLAQLRIG
- the rodA gene encoding rod shape-determining protein RodA → MPRAYVPAAIARQPWGVLLPLMALVGFGSAVLYSAAGGRFETWSMSHLIRFGVFLVMAMVIARLPQELFRKMAIPVYVGLCLLLVLVELIGGIGGGSQRWLNLGFMTLQPSELMKPGIVLVLAWFYALLPVGETQSWRALGPAAILLGIPAGLVMLQPDLGTGLAITFGAVVVMFLAGLPLRWFLGAGAAMLVVAPLAFFTLLHDYQRRRVLVFLDPESDPLGSGYHITQSKIAIGSGGFFGKGFGDGSQSHLNYLPESHTDFVFSTMAEEWGMLGGLFVLGVFGLIFRWGLKVATGAPDRFSRLLAAGMTMTIFFYMCINLMMVMGLAPVVGIPLPWMSHGGSSMMTNMICIGTIMAVERWSRSTSRGLS